A stretch of the Haloplanus aerogenes genome encodes the following:
- a CDS encoding TRAP transporter substrate-binding protein, whose protein sequence is MRDTNTDDRIASTRSRRDVLKTAPLGALAAGFAGCLGGTDGGTATGGGGGSGGTTARWAGTQNPDTTCWNFDESLPEGPEGCGLVYPVFELKRRLDERDDAPNMALVGSKELCSEQSCMSKLDSRVIQLGSSSVANSAKIWPENEIWSIPYTFPVHQRASIGYSFVHPTTWEEYWVPFAKKYNVVPVGFDPPGYRAHLIGTGSDPGTPVTSPADFENRKIRTTQSEVISTAFDELGMNPITISFADTLQGMKSGVVDGLEIITPYAVAAQITSITAQVTLTQWAPGLDPIWCRVDFLKSLSDAERSAFAEVTASLAEQSIQRTDRMYERFQGLSPDAPVEGSNFYTEGPDGDPVQVNWLSEDDLDAWRAPVNPVDNRDLYSDAIGRVHDEFTDGFFDRLHDLARESGVPDKSENFTLDAWWDDYLDQM, encoded by the coding sequence ATGAGAGACACCAACACTGACGACCGCATCGCATCGACCCGCTCCAGACGTGACGTGCTCAAGACGGCACCGCTCGGCGCCCTCGCGGCCGGGTTCGCGGGCTGTCTGGGCGGCACGGACGGCGGAACGGCCACCGGCGGCGGTGGCGGTTCCGGCGGCACCACGGCCCGGTGGGCCGGCACCCAGAACCCCGATACGACGTGCTGGAACTTCGACGAGAGCCTGCCCGAGGGGCCGGAGGGGTGTGGACTGGTCTACCCCGTCTTCGAGCTCAAACGCCGCCTCGACGAACGGGACGACGCCCCGAACATGGCGCTCGTGGGGAGCAAAGAACTCTGTAGCGAGCAGTCCTGCATGTCGAAACTGGACTCGCGAGTGATCCAACTCGGGAGCAGTTCCGTCGCCAACTCGGCGAAGATCTGGCCGGAAAACGAGATCTGGAGCATCCCGTACACGTTCCCGGTTCATCAGCGGGCTTCCATCGGCTACAGTTTCGTCCACCCGACCACGTGGGAGGAGTACTGGGTGCCGTTCGCGAAGAAGTACAACGTCGTCCCGGTCGGGTTCGACCCGCCGGGCTACCGCGCACACCTCATCGGCACGGGAAGCGACCCCGGGACGCCGGTGACTTCGCCAGCCGACTTCGAGAACCGAAAGATCCGCACCACGCAGAGCGAGGTCATCTCGACGGCGTTCGACGAACTCGGGATGAATCCGATCACCATCTCCTTCGCCGACACGCTGCAGGGGATGAAATCGGGTGTCGTCGACGGCCTCGAGATCATCACGCCCTACGCCGTCGCCGCCCAGATCACGTCAATCACCGCGCAGGTGACGCTGACCCAGTGGGCGCCGGGTCTCGACCCCATCTGGTGCCGCGTCGACTTCCTCAAGAGCCTCTCCGACGCCGAACGGTCGGCCTTCGCGGAGGTCACGGCCTCCCTCGCCGAGCAGAGCATCCAGCGCACCGACCGGATGTACGAGCGCTTCCAGGGGCTGAGCCCGGACGCGCCCGTCGAGGGGTCGAACTTCTACACCGAGGGTCCCGACGGCGACCCGGTGCAGGTCAACTGGCTGAGCGAGGACGACCTCGACGCGTGGCGCGCCCCCGTCAACCCCGTCGACAACCGTGACCTCTACAGCGACGCCATCGGCCGGGTCCACGACGAGTTCACCGACGGCTTCTTCGACCGGCTACACGACCTCGCCCGCGAGAGCGGCGTGCCCGATAAGTCGGAGAACTTCACGCTCGACGCGTGGTGGGACGACTATCTGGATCAGATGTAA
- a CDS encoding endonuclease/exonuclease/phosphatase family protein, whose protein sequence is MPHVTDTPPEAVRRDLDGLRAALDDRLPARTLDRNLLIGTWNVRHFGGLTEQWRASDDDSPKRDLHSIRVIAEIIRRFDVVAVQEVRGDLKALRHTMKALGPNWGFILTDVTRGDPGNDERLGFIFDRRTTRISGLAGELVVPADEFDQIDADALDRQFARTPYAVAFECGGKTFILVTLHVLWGDHPDERTPELRAIAAWLDEWARDVNAWDHNLIALGDFNIDRRGDERYDAFVSTGLTVPADLHAVPRTIFADPAEPTEHFYDQIAWFTGEHGQPALSLPYRRGGTFDFVDVALPRRDLTRTSLSWRISDHYPLWAEFGLR, encoded by the coding sequence GTGCCCCACGTCACCGACACGCCGCCCGAGGCGGTTCGACGCGACCTCGATGGGCTTCGGGCGGCGCTCGACGACCGCCTGCCGGCGCGGACGCTCGACCGCAACCTGTTGATCGGGACGTGGAACGTCCGCCACTTCGGCGGTCTCACCGAGCAGTGGCGCGCGAGCGACGACGACAGCCCGAAACGCGACCTGCACTCGATCCGCGTCATCGCGGAGATCATCCGCCGGTTCGACGTGGTGGCGGTGCAGGAGGTTCGCGGTGACCTGAAGGCACTCCGGCACACGATGAAGGCGCTCGGGCCGAACTGGGGGTTCATCCTCACGGACGTGACCCGAGGCGACCCTGGCAACGACGAGCGCCTCGGCTTCATCTTCGACCGGCGGACCACCCGGATCAGCGGCCTCGCGGGCGAACTCGTCGTGCCGGCCGACGAGTTCGACCAGATCGACGCCGACGCGCTCGACCGTCAGTTCGCCCGGACGCCCTACGCCGTCGCCTTCGAGTGTGGCGGGAAGACGTTCATCCTCGTGACCCTTCACGTCCTCTGGGGGGACCACCCGGACGAGCGGACGCCGGAACTCCGGGCTATCGCGGCGTGGCTCGACGAGTGGGCTCGCGACGTGAACGCGTGGGATCACAACCTGATCGCCCTCGGCGACTTCAACATCGACCGCCGGGGCGACGAGCGCTACGACGCCTTCGTCTCGACGGGCCTGACGGTGCCCGCGGATCTCCACGCCGTCCCGCGGACTATCTTCGCGGACCCCGCGGAGCCGACGGAGCACTTCTACGATCAGATCGCGTGGTTCACGGGCGAACACGGCCAGCCCGCCCTTTCGCTCCCCTACCGGCGCGGCGGCACGTTCGACTTCGTCGACGTGGCGCTCCCGCGCCGCGACCTGACGCGCACGTCGCTCTCGTGGCGCATCTCGGATCACTATCCCCTGTGGGCGGAGTTCGGATTGCGATGA
- a CDS encoding DUF5995 family protein, whose protein sequence is MAGYATLPRLLDGRRLRAVGLALRADPSASVPDREPDPALVALTERPFDGVADVFDRLRELETRLRAADDRRAVFLTIYTRMTASVHDAIESDRFTDTDWMRRYTVAFADYYRRAFLDFERGNLDVVPDSWIVAFGTAVEGSALVAQDAFLGINAHINYDLALTLRDVGIDPDRRRKRADHREINVVLTDLIDAQQMALADLYAPGLADVDATLGRFDEALSLFSMTEGRAQAWRIATVLTDVRWSLARRYARWLLRATATGGAVFVRSPPVDPRLLAALRRVERGQSLDDVLGRLGTALDARR, encoded by the coding sequence ATGGCCGGCTACGCCACACTCCCCCGGTTGCTCGACGGTCGTCGGCTCCGGGCCGTCGGCCTCGCACTCCGGGCCGATCCGTCGGCGAGCGTCCCGGATCGGGAGCCCGACCCGGCACTCGTCGCCCTGACCGAGCGACCCTTCGACGGCGTGGCCGACGTGTTCGACCGCCTGCGCGAACTCGAAACCCGCCTCCGCGCGGCGGACGACCGCCGGGCGGTCTTCCTGACCATCTACACCCGGATGACAGCCTCCGTCCACGACGCTATCGAGAGCGATCGGTTCACGGACACCGACTGGATGCGCCGCTACACTGTCGCCTTCGCGGACTACTACCGCCGCGCTTTCCTCGACTTCGAACGCGGGAATCTCGACGTCGTCCCCGACTCGTGGATCGTCGCGTTCGGGACCGCCGTGGAGGGATCGGCCCTCGTCGCGCAGGACGCCTTTCTCGGCATCAATGCCCACATCAACTACGACCTCGCGCTGACGCTCCGGGACGTGGGGATCGACCCGGACCGCCGCCGCAAGCGCGCCGACCACCGCGAGATCAACGTCGTCCTGACCGACCTGATCGACGCACAGCAGATGGCGCTCGCCGACCTCTACGCCCCGGGCCTCGCGGACGTGGACGCCACGCTCGGCCGCTTCGACGAGGCGCTCTCCCTGTTCTCGATGACCGAGGGTCGAGCGCAGGCGTGGCGGATCGCGACCGTCCTGACCGACGTGCGCTGGTCGCTCGCCCGGCGGTACGCCCGCTGGCTCCTCCGGGCGACGGCCACTGGCGGCGCCGTCTTCGTCCGGTCGCCTCCGGTCGATCCCCGGCTTCTGGCGGCGCTCCGACGGGTCGAACGGGGGCAGTCACTCGACGACGTACTCGGCCGTCTCGGCACGGCACTGGACGCGCGCCGCTGA
- a CDS encoding PAS domain S-box protein has translation MSEQIRVLHVDDEPDFADLTADALEREDDRCTVETATSADEGLARLTDAVDCVVSDYEMPGRNGIDFLEAVRERYPNLPFILFTGKGSEEVASEAISAGVTDYLEKQGGLSQYTVLANRIANAVDQYRSKRALEASQRRLSLFFEQSPLGVIEWNEDFEVVRLNDAAEDILGYAEADLRGASWERIVPESEATAVGGVVDALLQNRGGYRSVNENVRADGEVIVCEWHNRVVTDDSEEPRSSGSRPQADDSEEPRSSGSRPQADDSVEHGSTSNRAEPGDSEASETPRAERDDVPQATGRSPVTTGEAGDSDVVAIFSQFQDITERIEREQQLERSTARLEALFENSPDMINVHDTDGNIIDPNPRLCERTGYDASELVDMKVWDVDARIDPAEALAIWEEMAVGDRHRLEGVYRHRDGSTFPVEIHLQRLDLAGEDRFVVISRDISERKARERELQRQNERLEEFVGVVSHDLQNPLNVAGGRLDLAREEYDSEHLDAAARSLDRMDELIADLLKLARGGKRVNEIEPVALADVVEECWHNVATGDAALVVETDRTIRADPGRLQHLLENLLQNSVGHGTTSSRRTEHADDGVEHSSAESEANGGRGDHVTITVGGLDDGFYVEDDGTGIPEEKRTAVFESGYSTAPDGTGFGLAIVEEVVEAHGWSIQVTEGADGGARFEITGVEVE, from the coding sequence ATGAGCGAGCAGATCCGGGTCCTGCACGTGGACGACGAACCGGATTTCGCCGACCTCACTGCAGACGCACTCGAACGTGAGGACGACCGATGCACGGTCGAGACGGCGACGAGCGCGGACGAAGGGCTGGCCCGACTCACCGACGCCGTCGACTGTGTCGTCTCCGACTACGAGATGCCCGGCCGGAACGGCATCGACTTCCTGGAAGCCGTCCGCGAGCGGTATCCGAACCTCCCGTTCATCCTCTTTACGGGCAAAGGGAGCGAGGAAGTCGCCAGCGAGGCGATTTCGGCCGGCGTGACCGACTATCTGGAGAAGCAGGGCGGCCTCAGCCAGTACACCGTCCTCGCCAACCGGATCGCCAACGCGGTCGATCAGTACCGCTCGAAGCGGGCGCTCGAAGCCAGCCAACGCCGTCTGTCGCTGTTTTTCGAACAGTCGCCGCTCGGTGTCATCGAGTGGAACGAGGACTTCGAGGTGGTCCGTCTGAACGACGCGGCCGAGGACATCCTCGGTTACGCCGAAGCCGACCTGCGCGGCGCGTCGTGGGAGCGAATCGTCCCCGAGTCGGAGGCGACAGCGGTCGGGGGAGTCGTCGACGCACTGTTACAGAACCGTGGAGGCTACCGGAGCGTCAACGAGAACGTCCGCGCCGACGGCGAGGTGATCGTCTGCGAGTGGCACAACCGAGTCGTGACCGACGACAGCGAGGAGCCACGCTCCTCGGGCAGTCGGCCACAGGCCGACGACAGCGAGGAGCCACGCTCCTCGGGCAGTCGGCCACAGGCCGACGACAGCGTCGAACACGGTTCGACGAGCAACCGGGCAGAGCCCGGTGACAGCGAGGCGTCGGAGACGCCTCGGGCAGAGAGGGACGACGTCCCTCAGGCCACCGGACGCAGTCCGGTGACAACCGGCGAAGCCGGCGACAGCGACGTGGTCGCTATCTTCTCGCAGTTCCAGGACATCACCGAACGGATCGAACGCGAGCAACAGCTCGAACGGAGCACGGCCCGACTCGAAGCGCTCTTCGAGAACTCGCCCGACATGATCAACGTCCACGACACCGACGGAAACATCATCGACCCGAACCCGCGGCTCTGCGAACGGACGGGATACGACGCGTCCGAACTCGTCGACATGAAGGTGTGGGACGTCGACGCGCGGATCGACCCGGCGGAGGCGCTGGCGATCTGGGAAGAGATGGCCGTCGGCGACAGACACCGACTGGAGGGCGTCTACCGGCATCGGGACGGATCGACGTTCCCGGTCGAAATTCACCTCCAGCGACTCGATCTGGCGGGCGAAGATCGATTCGTCGTCATCAGCCGGGACATCTCGGAGCGGAAGGCACGCGAGCGCGAACTCCAGCGACAGAACGAGCGTCTCGAGGAGTTCGTCGGCGTCGTCTCACACGACCTCCAGAACCCGCTCAACGTGGCCGGGGGCCGCCTCGACCTCGCGCGAGAGGAGTACGATAGCGAGCATCTCGACGCCGCCGCGCGGTCGCTCGACCGGATGGACGAGTTGATCGCGGACCTGCTGAAACTCGCGCGGGGTGGGAAACGCGTAAACGAAATCGAGCCCGTCGCGCTCGCGGACGTGGTCGAGGAGTGCTGGCACAACGTCGCGACGGGGGACGCGGCACTCGTCGTCGAGACGGACCGGACGATCCGAGCCGATCCGGGGCGACTCCAGCACTTGCTGGAGAACCTGCTGCAGAACAGCGTGGGTCACGGCACCACGAGCAGCCGGCGCACCGAACACGCTGACGACGGCGTGGAACACAGTTCTGCGGAGAGCGAAGCCAACGGCGGCAGGGGCGACCACGTCACGATCACCGTCGGTGGCCTGGACGACGGCTTCTACGTCGAAGACGACGGCACCGGGATTCCCGAGGAGAAGCGGACGGCCGTGTTCGAGAGCGGCTACTCGACCGCGCCGGACGGCACCGGATTCGGCCTCGCCATCGTCGAGGAAGTCGTCGAGGCCCACGGCTGGTCGATCCAGGTCACCGAGGGTGCCGACGGCGGGGCACGATTCGAGATTACCGGCGTCGAAGTCGAGTGA
- a CDS encoding pyridoxal phosphate-dependent aminotransferase: MVSQRGADVTPFIAMDVLERANELDDVIHLEVGEPDFAPPDRVIETAVDSLRSGNTNYTAARGKPELRRAIAAHYDREYGVDVDPNRVVITPGTSPGLLLTMAALVDPGEEVVLTDPHYACYPNFVRMVEGRVRTVPLRASEGFQPRIADFEAAVSDDTRALLLNSPANPTGAVMDGETLAGLADVAAAHDATPVVDEVYHGLSYDVAEHTMLEYTDDAFVLNGFSKRFAMTGWRLGWVIVPPDYVDVVNRLAQNLLICAPNFVQDAGVAALETPPERLAEIRTTYRERRDLLVDAVEAWGLDLGYTPQGAYYLLADVSDLPGDALDVADLFLDAGVAVTPGVDFGDEAADYLRFSYATDADAIETAIERIDRVLATVERR, translated from the coding sequence ATGGTCTCCCAACGTGGCGCCGACGTGACCCCGTTCATCGCCATGGACGTGCTCGAACGGGCGAACGAACTCGACGACGTGATCCATCTGGAGGTTGGTGAACCGGATTTCGCGCCCCCGGACCGGGTGATCGAGACGGCCGTCGACTCGCTCCGGTCGGGCAACACGAACTACACCGCCGCGCGGGGGAAACCCGAACTCCGCCGCGCCATCGCTGCACATTACGACCGCGAGTACGGGGTCGACGTGGACCCGAACCGGGTCGTCATCACGCCCGGCACTTCGCCCGGCCTCTTGCTCACGATGGCCGCCCTCGTCGACCCCGGCGAGGAGGTGGTCCTCACCGACCCGCACTACGCCTGCTATCCCAACTTCGTACGGATGGTCGAGGGGCGGGTTCGGACGGTTCCGCTCCGCGCGAGCGAGGGATTCCAGCCCCGAATCGCGGACTTCGAGGCCGCCGTCTCCGACGACACCCGCGCCCTCCTCCTCAACTCCCCCGCCAACCCGACCGGCGCGGTGATGGACGGCGAGACGCTCGCAGGTCTCGCGGACGTGGCGGCCGCCCACGACGCGACGCCCGTCGTCGACGAGGTGTACCACGGCCTCTCCTACGACGTGGCCGAGCACACGATGCTCGAATACACGGATGACGCGTTCGTCCTCAACGGCTTCTCCAAGCGGTTCGCGATGACCGGGTGGCGGCTGGGATGGGTGATCGTCCCGCCCGACTACGTCGACGTGGTAAATCGTCTCGCACAGAACCTGCTCATCTGCGCCCCGAACTTCGTGCAGGACGCGGGCGTCGCGGCCCTGGAGACGCCGCCGGAGCGACTGGCGGAGATTCGGACGACGTACCGCGAGCGCCGGGACCTGCTGGTCGACGCGGTGGAAGCGTGGGGACTCGACCTCGGCTACACGCCACAGGGGGCGTACTACCTGCTGGCGGACGTGAGCGACCTGCCGGGCGACGCTCTCGACGTGGCCGACCTCTTCTTGGACGCCGGCGTCGCCGTCACGCCCGGCGTCGACTTCGGCGACGAGGCGGCCGACTACCTCCGCTTCTCCTACGCGACGGACGCCGACGCCATCGAGACGGCAATCGAGCGGATCGACCGGGTGCTGGCGACGGTCGAGCGACGGTAG
- the katG gene encoding catalase/peroxidase HPI, which produces MTDDSPPSETGDTDHDDTLTTDGGEAIRHTKKSNRDWWPNQLDLSILDAHAGDVGPMDEDFDYAEAFESLDFEAVKADIEAVMTSSQDWWPADYGHYGPLFIRMAWHSAGTYRTKDGRGGAAGGHQRLPPINSWPDNVNLDKARRLLWPVKQKYGRKLSWADLIVLAGNVALESMGFETFGFAGGRDDDFKGDDAVDWGPEEDWEMTSTERFDEEGRLKHPLGNTVMGLIYVNPEGPNGEPDLEGSAKNIRDTFSHMAMNDKETVALIAGGHTFGKVHGADSGDNLGPEPEAAPIEEQGLGWENEFGEGKGPDTITSGIEGPWTSAPTQWDMGYVDNLLDYEWEAHLGPGGAWQWRPADGGPADDLPDAVPDAHIPDEFVDPMMLTTDVALKKDPDFRAVLEEFQEDPAEFQEAFAKAWYKLIHRDMGPPERFLGPEVPEETMLWQDPLPDADYDVVGEEEIAELEELIVDSDLSIAERVKTAWASASTFRHSDKRGGANGARIRLEPQRSWEVNEPEQLESVLETYEEIQAEFNDSRNDDVRVSLADLIVLGGNVAVEQAAADAGYDIDIPFEPGRTDATQDQTDVESFEVLEPDADGFRNYLGGDYEPTPEELLVDKAELLSLSASEMTVLVGGMRTLGATYGDSDRGVLTDEPETLTNDFFANLLGMDDEWVSVSDDDRIFEIRDRETGEAEWEATRFDLVFGSNSRLRAIAEVYGAADGEEKFVDDFVDAWHKVMTLDRFDLE; this is translated from the coding sequence ATGACGGACGACTCACCCCCCTCCGAAACGGGAGACACGGACCACGACGACACGCTGACGACCGATGGTGGCGAGGCGATCCGACATACGAAGAAATCCAACCGAGACTGGTGGCCGAATCAGCTGGATCTGTCCATCCTCGATGCCCACGCTGGCGACGTCGGGCCGATGGACGAGGACTTCGACTACGCCGAGGCGTTCGAGTCACTCGACTTCGAGGCGGTCAAGGCGGACATCGAAGCGGTGATGACCTCCTCGCAGGACTGGTGGCCCGCCGACTACGGCCACTACGGTCCGCTGTTCATCCGCATGGCGTGGCACAGCGCCGGCACGTACCGCACCAAGGACGGCCGTGGCGGCGCGGCCGGCGGTCACCAGCGCCTCCCACCGATCAACAGTTGGCCCGACAACGTCAACCTCGACAAGGCACGCCGCCTGCTCTGGCCGGTCAAGCAGAAGTACGGCCGCAAGCTCTCGTGGGCTGACCTGATCGTCCTCGCCGGGAACGTCGCGCTGGAGTCGATGGGCTTCGAGACGTTCGGCTTCGCCGGCGGCCGCGATGACGACTTCAAGGGCGACGACGCCGTCGACTGGGGTCCCGAGGAAGACTGGGAGATGACCTCCACCGAGCGGTTCGACGAGGAGGGCCGCCTCAAGCACCCGCTCGGCAACACCGTGATGGGCCTCATCTACGTGAACCCGGAAGGCCCGAACGGCGAACCGGACCTCGAAGGCTCCGCGAAGAACATCCGCGACACGTTCAGCCACATGGCGATGAACGACAAGGAGACGGTCGCGCTCATCGCCGGCGGCCACACCTTCGGCAAGGTCCACGGTGCCGACTCCGGCGACAATCTCGGCCCCGAGCCCGAAGCCGCCCCCATCGAGGAGCAGGGTCTCGGCTGGGAGAACGAATTCGGCGAGGGCAAGGGCCCCGACACGATCACCAGCGGCATCGAGGGCCCGTGGACGAGCGCGCCGACCCAGTGGGACATGGGCTACGTCGACAACCTGCTCGACTACGAGTGGGAAGCGCACCTCGGCCCCGGCGGTGCGTGGCAGTGGCGCCCGGCCGACGGCGGACCGGCGGACGATCTGCCGGACGCCGTGCCGGACGCCCACATCCCCGACGAATTCGTCGACCCGATGATGCTCACGACCGACGTCGCGCTGAAGAAGGACCCCGACTTCCGAGCGGTCCTCGAGGAGTTCCAGGAGGATCCGGCGGAGTTCCAGGAAGCCTTCGCGAAGGCGTGGTACAAGCTCATCCACCGTGACATGGGCCCGCCCGAGCGGTTCCTCGGTCCCGAAGTCCCCGAGGAGACGATGCTCTGGCAGGACCCCCTCCCCGACGCCGACTACGACGTCGTCGGCGAGGAGGAAATCGCGGAACTCGAAGAGCTGATCGTCGACTCCGACCTCTCCATCGCCGAGCGCGTGAAGACGGCGTGGGCGTCGGCGTCGACGTTCCGCCACAGCGACAAGCGCGGCGGCGCGAACGGCGCCCGCATCCGCCTCGAACCCCAGCGGAGCTGGGAGGTCAACGAGCCCGAACAGCTCGAATCCGTGCTGGAGACCTACGAGGAGATTCAGGCGGAGTTCAACGACTCCCGCAACGACGACGTGCGGGTCTCGCTCGCCGACCTGATCGTCCTCGGTGGCAACGTCGCCGTCGAGCAGGCCGCCGCGGACGCCGGCTACGACATCGACATTCCGTTCGAGCCCGGTCGGACGGACGCCACGCAGGACCAGACCGACGTCGAGTCCTTCGAGGTGCTCGAACCGGACGCGGACGGGTTCCGTAACTACCTCGGCGGCGACTACGAACCGACGCCGGAGGAACTGCTGGTCGACAAGGCGGAACTGCTGAGCCTGTCGGCGTCCGAGATGACGGTGCTGGTCGGCGGCATGCGCACGCTCGGCGCGACCTACGGCGACTCCGACCGCGGCGTCCTCACCGACGAACCGGAGACGCTGACCAACGACTTCTTCGCGAACCTGCTCGGCATGGACGACGAGTGGGTGTCCGTCTCCGACGACGACCGGATCTTCGAGATCCGCGACCGCGAGACGGGCGAGGCCGAGTGGGAGGCGACCCGCTTCGACCTCGTCTTCGGCTCGAACTCCCGCCTCCGCGCCATCGCGGAAGTCTACGGCGCCGCCGACGGCGAGGAGAAGTTCGTCGACGACTTCGTGGACGCGTGGCACAAAGTGATGACCCTCGACCGCTTCGACCTCGAATAA
- a CDS encoding DR2241 family protein, whose protein sequence is MAGARADPTPADALREAAAADGVDFDGLRAARDDDGFRVAVPEASYDGLSAAEFDDAVERHRAYAENWLFWHQHAPQNPAEWAFLRWVEHADDLSVPERHDRLRDGGLDREWGQLAIEAHIEDGRRRYELRHVDDTALDDLTTYTDPYEARRLRKTDDDGDYRPLSTAPTLAHGWAFVDLDPDALVRAAEGFYPATVANWHREREGDLDVTHWHETVSRQTGIYGVVQTWDRGEGHDHVNRVAEACCVDSQCLKRREWDYDAETPLDVARGDGVFPCREPCSLVIATARKWTRLESEQSRTYEFDLTPSEKEQIETIIDAVADGRIDEIREADTSDGANRYRARYLRAKLFDDEGNLCGVPTDGDDR, encoded by the coding sequence ATGGCGGGCGCGAGGGCCGATCCGACGCCAGCCGACGCCCTGCGCGAGGCCGCCGCGGCCGACGGCGTCGACTTCGACGGCCTCCGGGCGGCGCGCGACGACGACGGCTTCCGCGTCGCGGTGCCCGAGGCGAGTTACGACGGCCTCTCGGCCGCCGAATTCGACGACGCGGTCGAGCGTCACCGTGCGTACGCCGAGAACTGGCTGTTCTGGCACCAGCACGCGCCCCAGAACCCCGCCGAGTGGGCGTTCCTCCGGTGGGTCGAACACGCCGACGACCTGTCCGTCCCCGAGCGACACGACCGCCTCCGCGACGGCGGCCTCGACCGCGAGTGGGGCCAACTCGCCATCGAGGCGCATATCGAGGACGGCCGACGCCGCTACGAGCTGCGACACGTCGACGATACCGCCCTCGACGACCTCACCACCTACACCGACCCCTACGAGGCGCGGCGCCTGCGGAAGACGGACGACGACGGCGACTACCGGCCGCTGTCGACGGCGCCGACGCTGGCGCACGGGTGGGCGTTCGTCGACCTCGATCCCGACGCCCTCGTCCGGGCCGCCGAGGGATTCTACCCCGCGACGGTCGCGAACTGGCACCGGGAACGCGAGGGCGACCTCGACGTGACCCACTGGCACGAGACCGTCTCGCGCCAGACCGGCATCTACGGCGTCGTGCAGACGTGGGACCGGGGGGAAGGTCACGACCACGTGAACCGGGTCGCGGAGGCCTGCTGTGTCGACTCGCAGTGCCTCAAGCGTCGCGAGTGGGACTACGACGCCGAGACGCCACTCGACGTGGCACGCGGCGACGGCGTCTTTCCGTGTCGCGAGCCGTGTTCGCTGGTCATCGCTACCGCGCGCAAGTGGACGCGCCTCGAATCCGAGCAGTCCCGCACCTACGAGTTCGACCTCACCCCGAGCGAAAAGGAGCAGATCGAGACGATCATCGACGCCGTCGCCGACGGTCGGATCGACGAGATCCGCGAGGCCGACACGAGCGACGGCGCCAATCGCTACCGGGCGCGCTACCTCCGCGCCAAACTGTTCGACGACGAGGGGAACCTGTGTGGCGTGCCGACGGACGGGGACGACCGATAG
- a CDS encoding CbiX/SirB N-terminal domain-containing protein translates to MTEALLLVAHGSHLNPRSSAPAQDHADTIRASGAFDEVREAYWKEEPSLRNALRTVTADEVYVVPLFISEGYFTEQVIPRELRLEFDAADWNSDGTSADFATCSPSDVDKTVHYCGPVGTHDAMTDVIVRRAETVTGDPDVGAGVGLAVVGHGTKRNENSAKAVEYHADRVRDRDRFAEVRALFMDEAPEVDDVTDHFESEDIVVVPLFIADGYHTQEDIPEDMGLTDDGREGYAVPSRVDGHDIWYAGAIGTEPLMADVILERTADAGADTGTDAPTTGETTTMPADGD, encoded by the coding sequence ATGACAGAGGCGCTGTTGCTCGTCGCCCACGGCTCCCATCTGAATCCCCGGTCGAGCGCGCCGGCACAGGACCACGCCGACACGATCCGGGCGTCCGGGGCGTTCGACGAGGTTCGGGAGGCCTACTGGAAGGAGGAGCCGTCGCTCCGGAACGCCCTCCGGACGGTGACCGCCGACGAGGTGTACGTCGTTCCCCTCTTCATCAGCGAGGGCTACTTCACCGAGCAGGTGATCCCGCGGGAACTTCGACTGGAGTTCGACGCCGCCGACTGGAACTCCGACGGGACGAGCGCCGACTTCGCCACCTGTTCCCCGTCGGACGTGGACAAGACCGTCCACTACTGCGGCCCGGTCGGCACCCACGACGCGATGACGGACGTGATCGTTCGCCGGGCGGAGACGGTGACGGGTGATCCCGACGTGGGCGCGGGCGTCGGTTTGGCGGTCGTCGGCCACGGCACCAAGCGCAACGAGAACTCCGCGAAGGCGGTGGAGTACCACGCCGACCGGGTGCGCGACCGCGACCGGTTCGCGGAGGTACGCGCGCTGTTCATGGACGAGGCGCCGGAAGTCGACGACGTGACCGACCACTTCGAGAGCGAGGACATCGTCGTCGTCCCGCTCTTTATTGCCGACGGCTACCACACGCAGGAGGACATTCCCGAGGATATGGGCCTCACCGACGACGGCCGCGAGGGCTACGCGGTGCCGTCCCGCGTCGACGGCCACGACATCTGGTACGCCGGCGCCATCGGGACGGAACCGCTCATGGCCGACGTGATCCTCGAACGCACGGCCGACGCGGGCGCCGATACCGGAACTGACGCCCCGACGACCGGGGAGACGACGACGATGCCCGCCGACGGTGACTGA